A window of the Danio aesculapii chromosome 10, fDanAes4.1, whole genome shotgun sequence genome harbors these coding sequences:
- the sigmar1 gene encoding sigma non-opioid intracellular receptor 1 isoform X1, translating to MSLIRTILKLVVVVGFLSLTVQFIRHWMANKQYVFTKEEVAKLAKQYAGQDHEQAFSKVVVELRRRYPGHILPDEDLQWVFVNAGGWMGSMCLLHASLTEYVLLFGTAVDTGGHSGRYWAEISDTIISGTFRQWKEGTTKSETYYPGDTIVHAAGEATSVQWSSGTWMVEYGRGFIPSTLGFALADTVFSTQDFLTLFYTARVYVKGMILEASTFLTESGVL from the exons ATGTCTTTAATAAGAACTATTCTGAAATTGGTGGTAGTTGTGGGTTTTCTGTCGCTAACAGTTCAGTTTATAAGACATTGGATGGCAAATAAACAATATGTCTTTACAAAAGAAGAGGTTGCCAAGTTAGCCAAACAGTATGCGG gTCAGGATCATGAGCAGGCCTTCTCTAAGGTGGTTGTGGAGCTGCGCAGGAGGTACCCAGGTCACATCCTCCCTGACGAGGACCTGCAGTGGGTGTTTGTGAATGCGGGCGGCTGGATGGGCTCCATGTGTCTCCTGCACGCCTCGCTCACTGAGTATGTGCTGCTGTTTGGGACAGCAGTGGACACTGGTGGACATTCAG GTCGTTACTGGGCAGAAATATCAGACACTATAATTTCCGGCACATTTAGGCAATGGAAAGAGGGGACGACAAAAAGCGAGACATACTATCCAG GTGACACTATCGTTCACGCGGCGGGTGAAGCCACATCAGTGCAGTGGAGCTCAGGCACGTGGATGGTGGAGTACGGCCGAGGCTTTATCCCCTCAACCCTGGGATTCGCTCTGGCCGACACCGTCTTCAGCACACAGGACTTCCTAACGCTGTTTTATACCGCACGCGTTTATGTCAAAGGCATGATTCTGGAAGCAAGCACTTTCCTGACTGAGAGCGGCGTCCTTTGA
- the sigmar1 gene encoding sigma non-opioid intracellular receptor 1 isoform X2 — protein sequence MRAAGWAPCVSCTPRSLSRYWAEISDTIISGTFRQWKEGTTKSETYYPGDTIVHAAGEATSVQWSSGTWMVEYGRGFIPSTLGFALADTVFSTQDFLTLFYTARVYVKGMILEASTFLTESGVL from the exons ATGCGGGCGGCTGGATGGGCTCCATGTGTCTCCTGCACGCCTCGCTCACTGA GTCGTTACTGGGCAGAAATATCAGACACTATAATTTCCGGCACATTTAGGCAATGGAAAGAGGGGACGACAAAAAGCGAGACATACTATCCAG GTGACACTATCGTTCACGCGGCGGGTGAAGCCACATCAGTGCAGTGGAGCTCAGGCACGTGGATGGTGGAGTACGGCCGAGGCTTTATCCCCTCAACCCTGGGATTCGCTCTGGCCGACACCGTCTTCAGCACACAGGACTTCCTAACGCTGTTTTATACCGCACGCGTTTATGTCAAAGGCATGATTCTGGAAGCAAGCACTTTCCTGACTGAGAGCGGCGTCCTTTGA